One window of Staphylococcus chromogenes genomic DNA carries:
- a CDS encoding exodeoxyribonuclease VII small subunit, whose product MATENKNFEEMMKELETIVNKLDNDSISLEESMELYQKGMALSKSCEKTLKEAEEKVAKLMENEAVSNDESEVE is encoded by the coding sequence ATGGCGACAGAAAATAAAAATTTTGAAGAAATGATGAAAGAACTCGAAACAATTGTTAATAAACTAGATAATGATAGTATCTCTTTAGAAGAAAGCATGGAATTATATCAAAAAGGGATGGCATTATCAAAGTCTTGTGAAAAGACATTAAAAGAAGCTGAAGAAAAAGTAGCAAAATTAATGGAAAATGAGGCGGTTTCTAATGATGAATCCGAAGTTGAATAA